The following coding sequences lie in one Halorarum halophilum genomic window:
- a CDS encoding alpha-ketoacid dehydrogenase subunit beta → MAEQLRMVEAVRETLRAELERDDGVVVYGEDVGRAGGVFRSTQGLMDDYPDRVFDAPVAEAGIVGLGVGLAATGLTPVPEIQFQSFLYQGFHQLAQHVARIRSRTRGTVGCPMTIRTPYGGGIHALELHSESFEAGFAHVPGLKVVFPSSPAETKGLLTSAVRDPDPVVFMEPTRLYRSFREEVPDEHEIPLGEARVVDAGDDVTVVAWGSMLRETLDAVGDVDASVEVIDPRTIYPLDTETITESVRKTGRCVVVHEAPRTSGMAGEITARINEEAFLHLEAPVERVTGYDVPVPMFAREDAYLPDADRIAAGIGRALDFG, encoded by the coding sequence ATGGCTGAACAGCTCCGGATGGTCGAGGCCGTTCGCGAGACGCTACGCGCGGAGCTGGAACGCGACGACGGCGTCGTCGTCTACGGCGAGGACGTCGGCCGCGCGGGCGGGGTGTTCCGGTCCACGCAGGGACTGATGGACGACTACCCCGATCGGGTGTTCGACGCGCCGGTCGCGGAAGCCGGCATCGTCGGGCTCGGGGTCGGCCTCGCGGCCACAGGGTTGACGCCGGTGCCGGAGATCCAGTTCCAGAGCTTCCTCTACCAGGGGTTCCACCAGCTCGCCCAGCACGTCGCGCGCATCCGGAGCCGAACCCGGGGCACAGTCGGCTGTCCGATGACGATCCGGACGCCGTACGGCGGCGGCATCCACGCGCTGGAGCTCCACTCCGAGAGCTTCGAGGCCGGGTTCGCCCACGTCCCCGGGCTGAAAGTCGTCTTCCCCTCGTCGCCCGCCGAGACGAAGGGGCTGCTCACGTCAGCCGTCCGCGACCCCGACCCGGTCGTGTTCATGGAGCCGACGCGGCTCTACCGGTCGTTCCGCGAGGAGGTCCCCGACGAGCACGAGATTCCGCTCGGCGAGGCCCGCGTAGTCGACGCCGGCGACGACGTCACGGTCGTCGCCTGGGGGTCGATGCTGCGCGAGACGCTCGACGCGGTCGGGGACGTCGATGCGAGCGTCGAGGTAATCGACCCCCGGACGATCTACCCGCTGGACACCGAGACCATCACCGAGTCGGTGCGGAAGACCGGCCGGTGCGTCGTCGTCCACGAGGCGCCAAGAACCTCCGGGATGGCCGGCGAGATCACCGCCCGCATCAACGAGGAGGCGTTCCTCCACCTCGAAGCCCCGGTCGAACGGGTGACCGGCTACGACGTACCCGTCCCGATGTTCGCGCGCGAGGACGCCTACCTGCCCGACGCCGACCGCATCGCCGCCGGTATCGGCCGCGCACTCGACTTCGGGTGA
- the mbhE gene encoding hydrogen gas-evolving membrane-bound hydrogenase subunit E — protein sequence MLEIVLAIVFLPFAGAALTPLVFRVAGERTAYYAAGVAAVCLGLVGQLYATGAHGLASIEWVPSLGISLAFYVDGLSLLISMLASGVGVLILAYSGGYMHGEPGQAKYYATLLAFMGSMLGVALAADLFALFTFWELTSLSSFLLIGHYTSEGSSQYAARKSMLITVAGGLFMLAGFLLFAWAGGTTLIVGEGSLTANADATVETLRTAGLFVPSLLLLGIGAATKSAQVPFHVWLPNAMEAPTPVSAFLHSATMVKAGVYLVGRFRPFFLEAVPEGTHLPEWSLVFVTLGLLTMTVTAILAVQATDIKELLAYSTASHLGLIVAGFGVANAYGAETGAFHILNHASFKAALFLVAGIVAHEAGTRDISKLRGLRHDLPVTALVAGLASLSMAGVPPFNGFYSKELLFEATYELAHEVGGLTWLFPVVAVFGSVFTFLYSLKFLSLFLGDRNDDLGHVHRPPLAMLVPPAVLGLLVTVISVDPQLAVDALVGEVYGSTVPGEAHAFSVGLPTHLTPPVAMSAITIGIGALLWPQYDRIHDGIRALLHGPVRANWWYDGGVKGLTAGSKSVASRVQTGLLRTYATWALGATAALVVGGYLVAGVGFPPLELAEGMTVPMVLVLLVALVGAAAVGVAPSHIAGVLTLSIVGFMVAIFFILADAPDLALTQLVVETLVLVLFLLVLDRLPVYYGTPRVSVAVRDAALSLIVGATVFLTVVFSTAGSPDTIGGSLSRLAGVPGEHATFFMDYGGGYNVVNVVLVDFRAVDTLGEVTVVAMAALSVLTLVRMRERGEAQ from the coding sequence GTGCTCGAAATCGTTCTCGCCATCGTGTTCCTCCCGTTCGCGGGGGCGGCGCTCACGCCGCTCGTCTTCCGGGTGGCCGGCGAGCGAACCGCCTACTACGCGGCGGGGGTCGCGGCGGTCTGTCTCGGGCTCGTCGGCCAGTTGTACGCGACCGGCGCCCACGGGCTGGCGAGTATCGAGTGGGTTCCCTCGCTCGGCATCTCGCTGGCCTTCTACGTCGACGGCCTCTCGCTGCTCATCTCGATGCTCGCCTCCGGGGTCGGCGTGCTCATCCTCGCCTACTCGGGCGGGTACATGCACGGCGAACCGGGCCAGGCGAAGTACTACGCGACGCTGCTGGCGTTCATGGGCTCGATGCTCGGCGTCGCGCTCGCGGCGGACCTGTTCGCGCTGTTCACCTTCTGGGAGCTGACGAGCCTCTCGTCGTTCCTCCTCATCGGCCACTACACGAGCGAGGGCTCCTCCCAGTACGCCGCCCGGAAGTCGATGCTCATCACCGTCGCCGGCGGCCTGTTCATGCTCGCAGGCTTCCTCCTCTTCGCGTGGGCCGGCGGGACGACGCTCATCGTCGGCGAGGGCTCGCTGACGGCGAACGCGGACGCGACCGTCGAGACGCTCCGGACGGCGGGGCTGTTCGTCCCCTCGCTGCTCCTCCTCGGGATCGGCGCGGCCACGAAGTCCGCGCAGGTGCCGTTCCACGTCTGGCTCCCGAACGCGATGGAGGCGCCGACGCCCGTCTCCGCGTTCCTCCACTCCGCGACGATGGTGAAGGCCGGCGTCTACCTCGTCGGTCGGTTCCGGCCGTTCTTCCTCGAGGCCGTCCCCGAGGGGACACACCTCCCCGAGTGGTCGCTCGTGTTCGTCACGCTCGGCCTGCTGACGATGACCGTCACGGCCATCCTCGCCGTCCAGGCGACCGACATCAAGGAACTGCTCGCCTACTCGACGGCCTCCCACCTCGGGCTCATCGTCGCCGGGTTCGGCGTCGCCAACGCCTACGGCGCCGAGACGGGCGCGTTCCACATCCTCAACCACGCGTCGTTCAAGGCGGCGCTGTTCCTCGTCGCCGGGATCGTCGCCCACGAGGCCGGGACGCGCGACATCTCGAAGCTCCGGGGCCTCCGGCACGACCTCCCGGTGACGGCGCTCGTCGCCGGCCTGGCGTCGCTGTCGATGGCGGGCGTGCCGCCGTTCAACGGCTTCTACTCGAAGGAACTGCTGTTCGAGGCGACGTACGAACTCGCCCACGAGGTCGGCGGCCTGACGTGGCTGTTCCCGGTCGTCGCCGTGTTCGGCTCGGTGTTCACGTTCCTCTACTCGCTGAAGTTCCTCTCGCTGTTCCTCGGCGACCGGAACGACGACCTGGGACACGTCCACCGGCCGCCGCTCGCGATGCTGGTGCCGCCGGCCGTCCTGGGCCTCCTCGTCACGGTCATCAGCGTCGACCCCCAACTGGCCGTTGACGCGCTCGTGGGCGAGGTGTACGGGAGCACGGTCCCCGGCGAGGCCCACGCGTTCTCCGTCGGCCTTCCGACGCACCTCACACCGCCGGTGGCCATGAGCGCGATCACCATCGGCATCGGCGCGCTCCTCTGGCCGCAGTACGACCGGATCCACGACGGGATTCGCGCCCTGCTGCACGGGCCGGTCCGCGCGAACTGGTGGTACGACGGGGGCGTCAAGGGACTGACGGCGGGGTCGAAGTCCGTCGCCTCCAGGGTCCAGACGGGGCTCCTCCGCACGTACGCGACGTGGGCGCTCGGGGCGACGGCGGCGCTTGTCGTGGGCGGCTACCTCGTCGCGGGCGTCGGCTTCCCCCCGCTCGAACTCGCCGAGGGGATGACCGTCCCGATGGTACTCGTCCTGCTGGTCGCGCTCGTCGGCGCGGCCGCGGTGGGCGTGGCGCCGTCCCACATCGCCGGCGTGCTCACGCTGTCCATCGTCGGGTTCATGGTCGCCATCTTCTTCATCCTCGCCGACGCGCCCGACCTCGCGCTCACCCAGCTCGTCGTCGAGACGCTCGTGCTAGTGCTGTTCCTGCTCGTGCTCGACAGGCTGCCGGTCTACTACGGGACCCCCCGGGTCTCGGTCGCCGTCCGCGACGCCGCGCTCTCGCTGATCGTCGGCGCGACGGTGTTCCTCACGGTCGTGTTCTCGACCGCGGGGAGCCCGGACACCATCGGCGGGAGCCTCTCGCGGCTGGCCGGCGTTCCGGGCGAGCACGCCACGTTCTTCATGGACTACGGGGGCGGGTACAACGTGGTGAACGTCGTGCTCGTCGACTTCCGCGCCGTCGACACGCTCGGGGAGGTGACGGTGGTCGCCATGGCCGCCCTCTCCGTGCTCACGCTCGTCCGGATGCGCGAACGGGGTGAGGCGCAGTGA
- a CDS encoding FAD-dependent oxidoreductase, translating to MADETSCDVVIVGGGVAGRSAGIFTARHGFDTVVLDAGGSLLRRNAHLENVPGFPAGVNSRLYLDMMRDQAARVGCENRQAEVTRVSEVDDGFDVETEDGGRYRSTYVVAATKNTTDYLDGVDDVEFVERGKTFVATDERGRTGVDGLYAAGRLAGKPHQVTVAAGHGTEVAVTILEDDDRPFYHDWVAPEGYFTGRGREVPPGCEEIDEEERREREEESLAVMREYFAEPRSDRPEQHPSVAEND from the coding sequence ATGGCAGACGAAACCAGTTGCGACGTCGTGATCGTCGGCGGCGGTGTGGCCGGCCGGTCGGCGGGGATCTTCACCGCCAGACACGGGTTCGACACGGTCGTCCTCGACGCGGGGGGCTCGCTCCTCCGTCGAAACGCCCACCTGGAGAACGTTCCCGGATTCCCCGCCGGCGTGAACTCGCGCCTGTACCTGGATATGATGCGGGACCAGGCGGCGCGCGTGGGGTGTGAGAATCGGCAGGCGGAGGTAACGCGGGTGAGCGAGGTCGACGACGGGTTCGACGTCGAGACGGAGGACGGGGGACGGTACCGCTCGACGTACGTGGTCGCCGCGACGAAGAACACGACCGACTATCTCGACGGAGTCGACGACGTCGAGTTCGTGGAACGGGGCAAGACGTTCGTGGCCACGGACGAGCGCGGTCGGACGGGCGTCGACGGCCTCTACGCGGCGGGACGTCTGGCGGGGAAACCCCATCAGGTGACCGTCGCCGCCGGACATGGTACCGAGGTGGCGGTGACGATCCTCGAGGACGACGACCGGCCGTTCTATCACGATTGGGTCGCGCCGGAGGGGTACTTCACCGGGCGCGGTCGGGAGGTGCCGCCCGGCTGCGAGGAAATCGACGAGGAGGAGCGCCGCGAACGGGAGGAGGAATCGCTGGCGGTCATGCGGGAGTACTTCGCCGAACCGCGCTCCGATAGGCCGGAACAGCACCCGAGCGTCGCCGAGAACGACTGA
- the hpt gene encoding hypoxanthine/guanine phosphoribosyltransferase — MDQLRQSLLDAPIIEKGEYQYFVHPISDGVPMLEPELLREIVIRIIRKAEIEDVDKIVTPAAMGIHISTALSLMTDIPLVVIRKREYGLDGEVSLSQETGYSESEMYINDVYEGDKVLVLDDVLSTGGTMKGILDALSHIGADIVDVVAVIKKAGPNKLDETDYSVKTLINVTVDDGEVVIVDEFGDG; from the coding sequence ATGGACCAACTGCGGCAGTCCTTGCTCGACGCGCCCATCATCGAGAAGGGAGAGTACCAGTACTTCGTCCACCCCATCAGCGACGGCGTCCCGATGCTGGAGCCCGAACTGTTGCGGGAGATCGTGATCCGCATCATCCGCAAGGCGGAGATCGAGGACGTCGACAAGATCGTCACACCGGCCGCGATGGGCATCCACATCTCCACCGCGCTCTCGCTGATGACCGACATCCCGCTCGTCGTCATCCGCAAGCGCGAGTACGGCCTCGATGGCGAGGTGTCGCTGTCGCAGGAAACGGGTTACTCGGAGTCAGAGATGTACATCAACGACGTGTACGAGGGCGACAAGGTGCTCGTGCTCGACGACGTACTCTCGACGGGCGGGACGATGAAGGGCATCCTCGACGCGCTCTCGCACATAGGCGCGGACATCGTCGACGTCGTCGCGGTCATCAAGAAGGCCGGGCCCAACAAGCTCGACGAGACCGACTACTCCGTCAAGACGCTCATCAACGTCACCGTCGACGACGGCGAGGTCGTGATCGTCGACGAGTTCGGCGACGGCTGA
- a CDS encoding sodium:proton antiporter — MTQWVLAGVLGTLFALGTFLVLRRDVVRVVWGVTIIAQAANVYLVTMGGFAGPAPIGNFVGAEEASLPTDPLVQALVLTAIVIGFGTTALALVLTFRVYEEHGTIDVYQLGRNGGTPGDDVGDDAGEGGDV; from the coding sequence ATGACCCAGTGGGTGCTCGCGGGCGTGCTCGGCACGCTGTTCGCGCTCGGGACGTTCCTGGTGCTGCGCCGCGACGTCGTCAGGGTCGTCTGGGGCGTCACCATCATCGCGCAGGCGGCGAACGTCTACCTCGTCACGATGGGCGGGTTCGCCGGCCCGGCCCCCATCGGCAACTTCGTGGGCGCGGAGGAGGCGTCGCTGCCGACGGATCCGCTCGTCCAGGCGCTCGTCCTGACGGCCATCGTCATCGGCTTCGGGACGACCGCGCTGGCGCTCGTGCTCACCTTCCGGGTGTACGAGGAGCACGGCACCATTGACGTGTACCAGCTCGGCCGGAACGGCGGGACGCCCGGCGACGACGTAGGTGACGACGCGGGCGAGGGGGGTGACGTCTGA
- a CDS encoding complex I subunit 5 family protein, with translation MSALVLAPLLVAFGTGILTLLLRFDSRVQRGVSLLGSVGYLAVVALLFDRVVLGPGGPAIVPYYVSNWPAPFGITLVADALSAFMLGLAALVSLPALAFATVYIDEFEHRLSFAPLFHFMLAGVTGSFLTADLFNLFVWFEVMLMASYILVLFYSGPEHTRAALVYVVLNLLASALMLVAIGGLYATVGTLNMADMARRLANPAAYGVELAPTLGLASLLLSVFALKAGLVPFHFWVPSAYRAAPAPVTAVLAGVVKKVGVYAIVRLFFTVFAGAAYAEAGTFAYVGPVLIVAAVASILYGGVAAIGREDVDGLLAFSSVGQVGFIVLPLGVAMMAPDLAVDFGGPGVDGTLATLGIAAALVYAFNHGLAKGLLFLASGTIYSAVGTTDFEDLGGLASRTPLLAASFLLGGLSLVGVPPLIGFFGKLLVFRTSVDGLAGAVPGAGVALAAALAGAVLTIAYVTRIWNAVFWGEQTETVLAALPTRWSRRAEGVAADGGRTDATPVALAVQLTAVIALAGCLVGFGVGVEFVLEAATHAAGAATDTAGYVDAVAPEDVLTGAGGGTGGGGH, from the coding sequence ATGTCGGCGCTGGTGCTCGCACCGCTGCTCGTCGCGTTCGGGACGGGCATCCTCACGCTGCTGCTCCGTTTCGACAGTCGGGTCCAGCGAGGGGTGAGCCTGCTCGGCAGCGTCGGCTACTTGGCGGTCGTCGCGCTGCTGTTCGACCGGGTCGTCCTCGGCCCCGGCGGGCCGGCGATCGTCCCGTACTACGTCTCCAACTGGCCGGCGCCGTTCGGCATCACACTCGTCGCCGACGCGCTGTCGGCGTTCATGCTCGGCCTCGCGGCGCTCGTCTCGCTGCCCGCGCTCGCGTTCGCGACGGTGTACATCGACGAGTTCGAACACCGGCTCTCGTTCGCGCCGCTGTTCCACTTCATGCTCGCCGGCGTGACGGGGTCGTTCCTCACCGCCGACCTGTTCAACCTGTTCGTCTGGTTCGAGGTGATGCTCATGGCGAGCTACATCCTCGTGCTGTTCTACTCCGGGCCGGAGCACACCCGCGCCGCGCTCGTCTACGTCGTCCTCAACCTGCTCGCGAGCGCGCTGATGCTCGTCGCGATCGGCGGCTTGTACGCGACCGTCGGCACGCTCAACATGGCCGACATGGCCCGCAGGCTGGCGAACCCGGCTGCGTACGGCGTCGAACTCGCGCCGACGCTGGGGCTCGCCTCGCTGCTGCTCTCCGTGTTCGCTCTGAAGGCCGGGCTGGTCCCGTTCCACTTCTGGGTTCCCTCGGCCTACCGGGCCGCGCCGGCGCCGGTGACCGCCGTGCTCGCCGGCGTCGTGAAGAAGGTCGGCGTGTACGCCATCGTCCGCCTGTTCTTCACCGTCTTCGCGGGCGCGGCGTACGCGGAAGCGGGCACGTTCGCCTACGTCGGCCCCGTGCTCATCGTCGCCGCGGTCGCCTCGATCCTCTACGGGGGCGTCGCCGCGATCGGCCGCGAGGACGTGGACGGCCTGCTGGCGTTCTCCTCCGTCGGCCAGGTCGGCTTCATCGTCCTCCCGCTGGGCGTGGCGATGATGGCGCCCGACCTGGCGGTGGACTTCGGCGGCCCGGGCGTCGACGGCACGCTCGCGACCCTCGGCATCGCCGCGGCGCTCGTCTACGCCTTCAACCACGGCCTGGCCAAGGGGCTCCTGTTCCTCGCGTCCGGAACGATCTACTCGGCGGTCGGAACGACCGACTTCGAGGACCTCGGCGGGCTCGCCTCCCGGACGCCGCTCCTCGCGGCGTCGTTCCTGCTCGGCGGCCTCTCGCTCGTCGGCGTCCCGCCGCTGATCGGCTTCTTCGGGAAGCTCCTCGTGTTCCGGACGTCGGTCGACGGCCTCGCCGGCGCCGTCCCCGGGGCTGGGGTGGCGCTGGCCGCCGCGCTGGCCGGGGCGGTGCTCACGATCGCCTACGTCACGCGGATCTGGAACGCGGTGTTCTGGGGCGAACAGACCGAGACGGTGCTGGCCGCGCTGCCGACCCGCTGGAGTCGACGCGCCGAGGGCGTCGCGGCGGACGGGGGTCGAACGGATGCGACCCCGGTCGCGCTCGCCGTCCAGCTCACCGCCGTGATCGCGCTGGCGGGCTGTCTCGTCGGGTTCGGAGTCGGCGTCGAGTTCGTCCTCGAGGCCGCGACCCACGCCGCAGGCGCCGCGACGGACACGGCCGGTTACGTCGACGCGGTCGCGCCGGAGGACGTGTTGACCGGGGCCGGCGGCGGGACCGGGGGAGGTGGACACTGA
- the coaBC gene encoding bifunctional phosphopantothenoylcysteine decarboxylase/phosphopantothenate--cysteine ligase CoaBC, with product MTDLLADTNVALGVSGSIAAVKVVELAHELRRHGASVRAVTTEASRGIVHPWAVEFATDVDVVTEITGAVEHVELCGRDGWADVLLLAPATANTVGKVAAAIDDTPVTTCATTALGAGVPVVVAPAMHEPMYDHPGVLDAIERVESWGVRFVDPRVEEGKAKLATEEAIVTETARVAGDRPLDGKHVVVTSGATSERLDPIRVLTNRASGRTGRAVARACYARGADVTLLHDGGEVPYAEVVSVTSTAEMTEAAVVACEDADALVSAAAISDYTVDGSDEKIRSGAESLTIELTPTPKLVDTVREEYPDLAIVGFKAETEGDDEALVGRAREILDRAGLSFVVANDASVMGEEGTRAFVVRGEDASEAFEGSKLELGLRVADELAGEIAANSN from the coding sequence ATGACCGACCTCCTCGCGGACACGAACGTCGCCCTCGGCGTCTCCGGGAGCATCGCGGCGGTGAAGGTCGTCGAACTCGCCCACGAACTCCGCCGACACGGCGCATCGGTCCGGGCGGTGACGACCGAGGCGTCTCGGGGCATCGTCCACCCATGGGCAGTCGAATTCGCGACGGACGTCGACGTCGTCACCGAGATCACCGGCGCCGTGGAGCACGTCGAACTGTGCGGCCGGGACGGCTGGGCAGACGTACTCTTACTCGCGCCGGCGACGGCGAACACGGTCGGGAAGGTGGCCGCCGCCATCGACGACACGCCCGTCACGACCTGTGCGACGACCGCGCTCGGCGCCGGCGTCCCGGTCGTCGTCGCGCCGGCGATGCACGAGCCGATGTACGACCACCCCGGCGTCCTCGACGCCATCGAGCGCGTCGAATCATGGGGCGTGCGGTTCGTCGACCCGCGCGTCGAGGAGGGGAAGGCGAAACTCGCTACGGAGGAGGCCATCGTCACCGAGACGGCCAGGGTCGCCGGCGACCGGCCGCTCGACGGGAAGCACGTGGTCGTCACGTCCGGGGCCACGAGCGAGCGGCTCGACCCGATCCGCGTGCTCACGAACCGCGCGTCGGGGCGGACCGGGCGGGCGGTCGCCCGCGCCTGCTACGCCAGGGGGGCCGACGTGACCCTGCTCCACGACGGCGGCGAGGTCCCCTACGCGGAGGTGGTGTCGGTCACGTCGACCGCCGAGATGACCGAGGCCGCCGTGGTCGCCTGCGAGGACGCCGACGCGCTCGTCTCGGCCGCGGCGATCTCCGATTACACGGTCGACGGCAGCGACGAGAAGATCAGGTCGGGCGCCGAGTCGCTCACGATCGAACTGACGCCGACGCCGAAACTCGTCGACACCGTCCGCGAGGAGTACCCCGACCTCGCCATCGTCGGGTTCAAGGCGGAGACCGAGGGCGACGACGAGGCGCTCGTCGGGAGGGCGCGCGAGATCCTCGACCGGGCGGGACTGTCGTTCGTCGTCGCCAACGACGCCTCGGTGATGGGCGAGGAAGGGACGCGGGCGTTCGTCGTCCGCGGGGAGGACGCGAGCGAGGCGTTCGAGGGGTCGAAGCTCGAGCTGGGGTTGCGCGTCGCCGACGAACTGGCGGGAGAAATCGCGGCGAACTCGAACTGA
- a CDS encoding MnhB domain-containing protein, with amino-acid sequence MARTVVRVTVPIILVTALALLLQGHNQPGGGFIGGVLTTTAFVLVYVVFGLEFLQSDLLDVRNESGESHHAVELYRVLFTVGLTIAFASGLAPMLAGLPFLTQGILFLEHLPLYEELEVASALAFDLGVYLAVVGGLLTVIGEVGSE; translated from the coding sequence ATCGCCCGGACCGTCGTCCGGGTGACCGTCCCCATCATCCTCGTCACGGCGCTCGCGCTCCTGCTACAGGGGCACAACCAGCCCGGCGGCGGCTTCATCGGGGGCGTGCTCACCACGACGGCGTTCGTCCTCGTGTACGTCGTGTTCGGGCTGGAGTTCCTCCAGTCGGATCTGCTCGACGTCCGGAACGAGTCCGGCGAGTCCCACCACGCGGTCGAACTGTACCGGGTACTGTTCACCGTCGGCCTGACCATCGCGTTCGCGAGCGGCCTGGCGCCGATGCTCGCCGGGTTGCCGTTCCTCACGCAGGGAATCCTGTTCCTGGAGCACCTCCCGCTGTACGAGGAACTCGAGGTGGCCTCCGCGCTCGCTTTCGACCTCGGGGTGTACCTCGCGGTCGTCGGCGGCCTGCTCACCGTCATCGGGGAGGTGGGGAGCGAATGA
- a CDS encoding monovalent cation/H+ antiporter complex subunit F, which translates to MSSHVAGLMATFLSAALVLTAAVTLAVGYRVIIGPTTPDRVVALDVIATNVVAIALLYAMFTGQGFFLDVSFVLAIIGFISTVTVARYVTEGDIIE; encoded by the coding sequence ATGAGTAGCCACGTGGCCGGACTGATGGCGACGTTCCTGTCGGCGGCGCTCGTCCTCACGGCGGCGGTGACGCTCGCGGTGGGCTACCGGGTCATCATCGGCCCGACGACGCCCGATAGGGTCGTGGCGCTCGACGTCATCGCGACGAACGTCGTCGCCATCGCCCTCCTCTACGCGATGTTCACGGGCCAGGGGTTCTTCCTCGACGTGAGCTTCGTGCTCGCCATCATCGGGTTCATCAGCACGGTCACCGTAGCCCGCTACGTGACCGAGGGGGACATCATCGAATGA
- the mnhG gene encoding monovalent cation/H(+) antiporter subunit G yields MIAAETAGAVTVGPIQAVLVAVLVFIGSFFLVVGTVGLLRLPNVYNRLHATSKATTIGVSGIALAAWVYFGPAGEGLKGLVTILFLFLTAPTGSHMISRAAQRMGVEFEEGVTWPGHTDSEPEEPADTD; encoded by the coding sequence ATGATCGCCGCCGAAACCGCGGGCGCCGTGACGGTCGGCCCGATTCAGGCCGTCCTCGTCGCGGTGCTGGTGTTCATCGGGTCGTTCTTCCTGGTCGTCGGGACCGTCGGGCTGCTCCGGCTCCCGAACGTGTACAACCGCCTACACGCGACCTCGAAGGCGACGACGATCGGCGTCTCCGGCATCGCGCTCGCCGCCTGGGTGTACTTCGGGCCCGCGGGGGAGGGTCTGAAGGGGCTCGTCACCATCCTCTTTCTGTTCCTGACCGCGCCGACCGGGAGCCACATGATCTCGCGGGCGGCCCAGCGGATGGGCGTGGAGTTCGAGGAGGGCGTCACCTGGCCGGGTCACACGGACTCGGAACCAGAAGAGCCGGCCGACACCGACTAA
- a CDS encoding Na+/H+ antiporter subunit E — MMRRWIINALAIAVLWLFVRGVPLEATRIAEEGLIGLVVSLPIAFGLRRFYEGQATARTLRVVPYVLLYLLTFLKELLVANVEVARVVLSPSMPIRPAVVEVPLRVESDAAITTIANSLTLTPGTLTMDYDADANALYVHSIAADDPDDVLEPIRKWEDYALVIFDEELGPGDPVQNRGVSDE, encoded by the coding sequence CTGATGCGCCGGTGGATCATAAACGCGCTCGCGATCGCGGTCCTCTGGCTGTTCGTCCGCGGCGTCCCCCTCGAAGCCACGCGAATCGCGGAGGAGGGGCTCATCGGCCTCGTCGTGAGCCTCCCGATCGCCTTCGGCCTCCGGCGGTTCTACGAGGGGCAGGCGACGGCACGGACGCTCCGGGTCGTCCCGTACGTCCTGCTGTACCTCCTGACGTTCCTCAAGGAACTGCTCGTGGCGAACGTGGAGGTCGCGCGGGTTGTCCTCTCGCCGTCGATGCCGATCCGACCGGCGGTCGTGGAGGTCCCCCTGCGGGTGGAGTCGGACGCCGCCATCACGACGATCGCCAACAGCCTCACGCTCACACCGGGTACACTGACGATGGACTACGACGCCGACGCCAACGCGCTGTACGTGCACAGTATCGCCGCGGACGATCCCGACGACGTGCTCGAACCCATCCGGAAGTGGGAGGACTACGCGCTCGTCATCTTCGACGAGGAACTCGGACCGGGCGACCCCGTCCAGAATCGGGGGGTGAGCGATGAGTAG